From the uncultured Methanomethylovorans sp. genome, the window CTAATACTCTTAAATTTCCGGACCTGAAGTCATCCATAGCTTTAGTTCGCTGGTTCTGCGATTTATTTCCATGAATTGCATCTGTTTCGACCTTATTCTTGTTAAGCATTAAGGCTATTTTGTTTGCACGATGTTTTGTGCGAGTGAATATTAAAACACACTTTAAATGCTTATGCTGCAGAAGACCAAGCAAAAGATTATCTTTGTTCTCCTGGTCCACATAGAAAATAAATTGATCAATTTTTTCTACTGTTGTTGCCTGTGGAGATACTTCCACATGTACGGGGCTGGTAAGAAGTTTCCGGGCAAGTTCTGCTATCTGCGGGGACATAGTAGCAGAGAAGAAAAGTGATTGCCTTTTTACAGGAAGTAAAGAGACTATCTTGTACACGTCTTTGATAAATCCCATGTCTAACATTCTATCGGCTTCATCAAGTACAAAGAACTCAACACCATTTAGTTTTACATATCCTTGGTCTATGAGGTCAAGAAGTCTTCCAGGGGTGGCTATAAGGACGTCAACACCTTGGGAAAGAGCTTTCACCTGAGGTCCCTGCCCTACACCACCAAACACAACAGTGTGTCTGAATCTTATGAATTTTCCATAAGCAGAAAAACTGTCTCCAATCTGCGCTGCAAGTTCCCTCGTTGGTGCAAGTACAAGTACTCGTGGTAGTCCAGGTTTGGAGGGTTTATGGACATCTGAGATTTTTTGAAGTATGGGTAATACGAATGCTGCAGTTTTGCCTGTACCGGTCTGGGCAATGCCTATAAGGTCTCTGTTTTCCAATAGGTGCGGTATAGCTTGTGTCTGTATAGGAGTAGGAGTGGTATATCCTTCGTTTTCAAGTGCTCTTTGAAGTGATTTTTTGAGCTTTAGGTTTTCAAATGACATTTTACCTCTTGATTTGATTTTACACAGAAATTAGTGTATAGTTTCAGATTCAAATTCAGGATAAATCAATTAAAGTGATGATCTTGTAAAATGCTCAGTGCAGAGCTTCACTTAAATCTCACAAACGTGATATATTTCCAGAACAAAAGAATCAAGTTCTTATTATTATAGCTATCTTTTTTTTTCTGTGTACTAATAAATTTGATTATTATTTCGGCCAATTCTAATGAATGATTGCATTGAACGACTTTTTATTATTTTAATCTATTTGCGACTCAAAGACAAGGCAAATTTGTGATCTCTTAAAATTACAGCTATACTTTCTACTCACCTGTAATTATTCGTTACCATTCGACTATGGACTCTTAATATCTGCAAGATACTAATCTCATATCTCAAATCGCATCAAAAAGAATATTAACTTAAGAATATTAGTAGAAGTTGGAGGATTATCATGACTCATGCAGAAAAGACTGTATCTCACAGAAAAGCGTCCGTAGAGATAAGTAAAAATGGTCCTTATATAGTAAAGAATATGGATAATTTCATCAATTCACAAGGAGTTTCTTTAGCAACTCAGCCTGTAATGGCTTTGTGCAGATGCGGTGGATCCAATAACAAACCCTTCTGTGATGGCACACACAATTCTATCAATTTCGAAGATGATAAGAACTAGCACGCATATAGTCCATTTTTTAATTTTATTAGGGTAAGGTTTGATTCATAATATGGTATGTGCTCCTCTCGGAGCTTCTTTTTCCTCTAAAGTATTTTGTTGCTCTTCCACTGCTTTGAGCAATTCTATCATTATGCCCTTTCCTCTTCAGGTCTTCGTTTCCCTCTCGAAGTTCTATGTGGCAAGTCTGTTAGTTTGAACTAAGTTAGTAAAGACAACTAAAAATGAATAAATAAATAGAATAAGATAGTATAGTTGTTTTCAACAACCATACTTAGTTCTGAAGTACAATCTCTATGTTGATATCTTTCGGTACCTGAATGCGCATAAGTTGCCTTAATGCCCTTTCATCGGCAGCGATATCTATCAATCTTTTATGTACTCTCATTTCCCAGTGGTCCCATGTTGCGGTTCCTTCGCCACTGGGGCTCTTCCTCGTAGGGACTACTAGTTTCTTGGTGGGCAGAGGTACAGGCCCTGATATGCTTACTCCTGTTCTCTCCGCGATCGCTTTTACTTGATCGCAAACACCATCAAGATGTACTGGACTAATCCCTGATAATCTAATTCTTGCCTTCTGTGCCATTTTATTCTCCTCTAAGATAAAAGGAGAGTGTCCTTATTTCTGTTTGACACTCATGCACATGCCGGCAGCAATGGTCATTCCCATATCGCGGATGGCGAACCTTCCAAGCTGTGGAATGGTTTTTACTGGTTCAATACACATTGGCTTTGTCGGCCTGACGGTCACAATTGCCGCATCCCCAGCCTTTATGAAGGTTGGGTTCTCTTCCTTGACTTGTCCAGACTTGGGGTCAAGCTTCTTGTCTATTGACATCAGAGTACATGCGGTTTGTGTAGTGTGGCAGTGGAATACTGGTGTGTATCCAATAGTAATTGCCGATGGGTGCTGGAGTACTACAATCTGTGCAGTGAACTCTTCAGCAACGCTTGGTGGGTTGTCAGTGTGTCCGCATACGTCTCCTCTACGTACATCAGCCTTTCCTACACCTCTTACGTTCCAGCCAATGTTGTCGCCTGGTGCAGCCTGTGGAATTTCTTCATGGTGCATTTCGATGGACTTTACTTCTCCACCTGCGCCGGTTGGCATGAATACCACTTTGTCGCCCTTTTTCATTATACCGGTTTCTACTCTGCCTACTGGGACAGTTCCAATACCGGAAATGGTGTATGCGTCCTGGACTGGAATCCTAAGTGGGAGTTTGTCTGGCTTCTCTGGTGTCTTAAGAGCGTTAAGAGCATCAAGGATGGATGGTCCCTTGTACCATGGTGTGTTCGCGCTTGGGGATGTCTTTATGTTGTCACCCTCAAATGCAGAGGTTGGGATGAATGGGATCTCAGATGCCTTGAAACCGACCATACCGAGTAACTGTGAGACCTGTTCCTTTACTTCTTTATATCTTTCTTCGCTGTACTTTGAAGCGTCCATCTTGTTGACGGCAATAATCAGCTGGTTGATACCAAGGGTTCTGGAAAGGAATATGTGTTCTCTTGTCTGTGCCATTACACCGTCAGGTGCAGCTACTACGAGAATTGCTGCATCTGCCTGGGATGCGCCCGTGATCATGTTCTTAACGAAGTCACGGTGTCCAGGGCAGTCCACGACTGTAAAATAGAATTTGTCAGTGTCGAACCTTCTGTGGGCGATATCAATGGTGATACCTCTTTCTCTCTCTTCTTTAAGGGAGTCCATAACCCATGCAAAGGCGAAGGATTCTTTTCCTTTCTCTTTTGCTTCCTGCTTATACTTCTCTATCATGTGTGCAGGTACTGCTCCAGTATCGAACATCAATCTTCCGACAAGTGTAGATTTGCCGTGGTCAATATGACCGATGACTGCTAAGTTCATGTGTGGTTTGTCAGCCATTTTAATCGTCTCCTATTTGATATTGCTTAAGTATGATTTGTCCTAATAGTTTTTTCTACGTTTAAACCTTTCCAAAGCAAAGGTGAGAGGATTGAGGCATAAGCCTCTCCTCTACTTACATTGAGAGGTAGTCAGATGCCTGTGGTATCTCCTTCTTCAGACCCTTTCTTTGTCTGATGGTTCCTACTACCTCACTCAACAGGTTTGTTGGTAGTGTTTCAAAGCCAGCGAACTCTGTGCTCCACATTGCACGGCCTTCGGTTGCAGATCGGATGTCCCCGGCAAAACCAAACAGTGCAGCTACAGGCGCCCTTGACTCTATTACTGTCGTGTCACCTTCAGTTTGCATATCCATAATTATACCGCGACGACCCTGTATTTCCTTTGTGGCTCCGCCCATCTGGTCCTGTGGTACCTGTATGAACACTTTCTGATATGGTTCAAGGAGTGTATCTCCAGCCATAAGCATTGCTGCCTGTATGGACTGTCTTGAAGCAGGAATTACTTGTGCAGGGCCTCTGTGTACAGCATCTTCATGCAACTTAGCATCCACTAATTTTACCTTAATTCCCATACATGGTTCTCTTGACAAAGGTCCGGCCTTCATTACTTCCTCGAATCCTTCGAGAATAAGCTCCATTGTTTCGTTAAGATACTGAATACCTTTTGTCATATCTATATAGACATTGGACTCAAATATCTCCACTATGCCCTTCGCCTCATCCTTGCTCATTCCGGCAGCCATGAGCTTCTCACGGCGTTCCAGCTCCTGCATGGTCATGGAAACGT encodes:
- a CDS encoding CDGSH iron-sulfur domain-containing protein translates to MTHAEKTVSHRKASVEISKNGPYIVKNMDNFINSQGVSLATQPVMALCRCGGSNNKPFCDGTHNSINFEDDKN
- the tuf gene encoding translation elongation factor EF-1 subunit alpha: MADKPHMNLAVIGHIDHGKSTLVGRLMFDTGAVPAHMIEKYKQEAKEKGKESFAFAWVMDSLKEERERGITIDIAHRRFDTDKFYFTVVDCPGHRDFVKNMITGASQADAAILVVAAPDGVMAQTREHIFLSRTLGINQLIIAVNKMDASKYSEERYKEVKEQVSQLLGMVGFKASEIPFIPTSAFEGDNIKTSPSANTPWYKGPSILDALNALKTPEKPDKLPLRIPVQDAYTISGIGTVPVGRVETGIMKKGDKVVFMPTGAGGEVKSIEMHHEEIPQAAPGDNIGWNVRGVGKADVRRGDVCGHTDNPPSVAEEFTAQIVVLQHPSAITIGYTPVFHCHTTQTACTLMSIDKKLDPKSGQVKEENPTFIKAGDAAIVTVRPTKPMCIEPVKTIPQLGRFAIRDMGMTIAAGMCMSVKQK
- the rpsJ gene encoding 30S ribosomal protein S10; the protein is MAQKARIRLSGISPVHLDGVCDQVKAIAERTGVSISGPVPLPTKKLVVPTRKSPSGEGTATWDHWEMRVHKRLIDIAADERALRQLMRIQVPKDINIEIVLQN
- a CDS encoding DEAD/DEAH box helicase, whose amino-acid sequence is MSFENLKLKKSLQRALENEGYTTPTPIQTQAIPHLLENRDLIGIAQTGTGKTAAFVLPILQKISDVHKPSKPGLPRVLVLAPTRELAAQIGDSFSAYGKFIRFRHTVVFGGVGQGPQVKALSQGVDVLIATPGRLLDLIDQGYVKLNGVEFFVLDEADRMLDMGFIKDVYKIVSLLPVKRQSLFFSATMSPQIAELARKLLTSPVHVEVSPQATTVEKIDQFIFYVDQENKDNLLLGLLQHKHLKCVLIFTRTKHRANKIALMLNKNKVETDAIHGNKSQNQRTKAMDDFRSGNLRVLVATDIAARGIDIEDISHVINYDLPNEPENYVHRIGRTARAGSDGIAYSFCAADERDYLRSIEKLTRQEIEVAEHHYHSEKAKNATGDAAKPAPRKQRGAGDRTRPQNKTRSGPRNQRSSRGR